The following are encoded in a window of Thunnus albacares chromosome 17, fThuAlb1.1, whole genome shotgun sequence genomic DNA:
- the LOC122967745 gene encoding MBT domain-containing protein 1-like isoform X2 yields the protein MENPRDLVERPSRKRRDSFGMLDGAEEDRSSCSTESSGGSGASSPEDSEDEELGGGGGGGGVPQLSSSSSSSSSLTLIKTNGQVYTYPDGKAGMATCEMCGMVGVRDAFYSKTKRFCSVSCSRSYSSNSKKASILARLQGKPPTKKAKVLQKQPLMTKLAAYAQHQANQQSSVKKSVPVEMFDWGRYLGDGDVAGAPVSCFKHVSMGKSWGDISEGVRVEVPNTDSSLPMKVYWIAGIIKLAGFKALLRYEGFDSDSTRDFWLNLCVPDIHPVGWCAAGGKPLVPPQTILHRFTNWKNFLIKRLTGSKTLPPNFSSKESMQYPFKKQMRVEVVDKTHLCRTRVALVEQVIGGRLRLVYEECDDGTDDFWCHMYSPLIHGIGWSRSIGHRFKRSDVSKKLDGLMDAPGKLFAKVKEVDQSGSWFEDGMKLEAIDPLNLSAICVATVRKVLADGYLMIGIDGSEAADGSDWFCYHSTSPSIFPVGFCEINNIELTPPRGYTNLPFRWFEYLKESKSVAAPVNLFNKEVPNHGFRPAMKLEAVDLMEPRLVCVATVTRIVHRLLRIHFDGWEDEYDQWVDCESPDLYPVGWCQVTGYQLQPPAVNAGSRDLQSAASKQRKKSQQYKGQKKKRKLPIAKRPVSLSGAMVTGVPRSLSGDENESPPDYPSPPTPASAAQPASADPESSPNTEGGAGSQMKEENTEAPELPSDRTETETNGSSGEFFTSQDP from the exons ATGGAAAACCCCAGAGATCTG GTGGAGCGCCCGTCCAGGAAGCGCCGTGACTCCTTTGGGATGCTGGACGGTGCGGAGGAGGAccgcagcagctgcagcactgaGTCCAGCGGGGGGAGCGGCGCCTCCAGCCCCGAGGACAGCGAGGACGAAGAgttgggaggaggaggagggggaggaggagtaCCTcaactctcctcctcctcctcctcctcctcctccctgacTCTCATCAAGACCAACGGGCAGGTGTATACCTACCCCGACGGCAAGGCAGGCATGG cgacCTGTGAGATGTGTGGTATGGTCGGTGTCAGAGATGCTTTCTACAGTAAAACCAAACGTTTCTGCAGCGTCTCCTGCTCCAGAAGCTACTCCTCCAACTCCAAGAAGGCCAGCATCCTCGCCAGACTGCAG GGGAAGCCTCCCACTAAGAAGGCTAAAGTTCTTCAGAAACAGCCTTTAATGACCAAACTAGCGGCGTACGCTCAGCACCAAGCCAACCAGCAGAGCAGCGTGAAGAAGAGCG TTCCCGTGGAGATGTTTGACTGGGGCCGTTACCTTGGAGACGGAGATGTGGCGGGAGCCCCAGTCAGCTGTTTCAAACAT GTGTCGATGGGGAAGTCGTGGGGCGACATCAGCGAAGGCGTCCGAGTCGAAGTCCCGAACACTGACAGCAGTCTGCCCATGAAGGTGTACTGGATCGCTGGCATCATCAAACTggctg GTTTTAAGGCCTTGCTGCGGTACGAGGGTTTTGACAGCGACTCCACCAGAGATTTCTGGTTGAACCTGTGTGTGCCGGACATCCACCCGGTCGGCTGGTGCGCCGCTGGAGGAAAACCTCTGGTTCCCCCTCAGA ccatCCTGCACAGATTCACCAACTGGAAGAACTTCCTGATTAAAAGACTGACGGGATCCAAAACACTGCCGCCAAACTTCTCCTccaag GAGAGCATGCAGTATCCCTTCAAGAAGCAGATGCGGGTGGAGGTGGTGGATAAGACTCACCTGTGTCGGACTCGGGTCGCTCTGGTTGAACAG gtgaTCGGTGGACGTCTGCGGCTGGTGTACGAGGAGTGTGACGACGGGACGGACGACTTCTGGTGCCACATGTACAGTCCTCTGATCCACGGCATCGGCTGGTCCCGCTCCATCGGACACCGCTTCAAACGATCCG aTGTGTCGAAGAAGCTGGACGGTCTGATGGACGCTCCTGGGAAGCTGTTTGCAAAG GTGAAGGAGGTGGATCAGAGCGGCTCCTGGTTTGAAGATGGAATGAAGCTGGAGGCCATCGACCCGCTCAACCTGTCCGCCATCTGCGTGGCCACCGTCAGGAAG GTCCTGGCAGATGGGTATCTGATGATCGGTATCGATGGTTCGGAGGCGGCTGACGGCTCCGACTGGTTCTGCTATCACTCcacctctccctccatcttcccCGTCGGCTTCTGTGAGATCAACAACATCGAGCTGACCCCGCCCAGAG GTTACACTAATCTTCCCTTCAGATGGTTTGAGTATCTAAAGGAGAGCAAGTCAGTGGCTGCTCCCGTCAACCTCTTCAACAAG GAAGTTCCTAACCACGGTTTCCGTCCCGCGATGAAGCTGGAGGCTGTGGACCTCATGGAGCCCAGGTTGGTCTGCGTCGCCACGGTGACCCGCATCGTGCACCGGTTGCTACGGATACACTTTGACGGCTGGGAGGACGAGTACGACCAGTGGGTGGACTGCGAGTCACCTGACCTGTACCCGGTCGGCTGGTGTCAGGTGACCGGGTACCAGCTGCAGCCTCCAGCTGTCAACGCAG gcTCCAGAGATCTACAGTCAGCTGCGTccaaacagaggaagaaatccCAGCAGTACAAGGGACAAAAGAAAA AGAGGAAGCTGCCCATTGCCAAGCGACCAGTCAGTCTGTCCGGTGCCATGGTAACAGGCGTACCCAGGAGCCTGTCGGGTGATGAGAACGAGAGTCCGCCTGATTACCCATCACCCCCTACTCCTGCCTCGGCGGCCCAACCTGCATCTGCCGACCCAGAGAGCAGCCCGAACACCGAGGGAGGGGCAG GTTCACAGATGAAAGAGGAGAACACTGAAGCACCAGAGTTACCGTCTGATAGGACTGAAACGGAAACCAACGGATCGTCTGGAGAATTCTTTACCAGCCAGGACCCGTAG
- the LOC122967745 gene encoding MBT domain-containing protein 1-like isoform X1, producing MENPRDLVERPSRKRRDSFGMLDGAEEDRSSCSTESSGGSGASSPEDSEDEELGGGGGGGGVPQLSSSSSSSSSLTLIKTNGQVYTYPDGKAGMATCEMCGMVGVRDAFYSKTKRFCSVSCSRSYSSNSKKASILARLQGKPPTKKAKVLQKQPLMTKLAAYAQHQANQQSSVKKSVPVEMFDWGRYLGDGDVAGAPVSCFKHVSMGKSWGDISEGVRVEVPNTDSSLPMKVYWIAGIIKLAGFKALLRYEGFDSDSTRDFWLNLCVPDIHPVGWCAAGGKPLVPPQTILHRFTNWKNFLIKRLTGSKTLPPNFSSKVQESMQYPFKKQMRVEVVDKTHLCRTRVALVEQVIGGRLRLVYEECDDGTDDFWCHMYSPLIHGIGWSRSIGHRFKRSDVSKKLDGLMDAPGKLFAKVKEVDQSGSWFEDGMKLEAIDPLNLSAICVATVRKVLADGYLMIGIDGSEAADGSDWFCYHSTSPSIFPVGFCEINNIELTPPRGYTNLPFRWFEYLKESKSVAAPVNLFNKEVPNHGFRPAMKLEAVDLMEPRLVCVATVTRIVHRLLRIHFDGWEDEYDQWVDCESPDLYPVGWCQVTGYQLQPPAVNAGSRDLQSAASKQRKKSQQYKGQKKKRKLPIAKRPVSLSGAMVTGVPRSLSGDENESPPDYPSPPTPASAAQPASADPESSPNTEGGAGSQMKEENTEAPELPSDRTETETNGSSGEFFTSQDP from the exons ATGGAAAACCCCAGAGATCTG GTGGAGCGCCCGTCCAGGAAGCGCCGTGACTCCTTTGGGATGCTGGACGGTGCGGAGGAGGAccgcagcagctgcagcactgaGTCCAGCGGGGGGAGCGGCGCCTCCAGCCCCGAGGACAGCGAGGACGAAGAgttgggaggaggaggagggggaggaggagtaCCTcaactctcctcctcctcctcctcctcctcctccctgacTCTCATCAAGACCAACGGGCAGGTGTATACCTACCCCGACGGCAAGGCAGGCATGG cgacCTGTGAGATGTGTGGTATGGTCGGTGTCAGAGATGCTTTCTACAGTAAAACCAAACGTTTCTGCAGCGTCTCCTGCTCCAGAAGCTACTCCTCCAACTCCAAGAAGGCCAGCATCCTCGCCAGACTGCAG GGGAAGCCTCCCACTAAGAAGGCTAAAGTTCTTCAGAAACAGCCTTTAATGACCAAACTAGCGGCGTACGCTCAGCACCAAGCCAACCAGCAGAGCAGCGTGAAGAAGAGCG TTCCCGTGGAGATGTTTGACTGGGGCCGTTACCTTGGAGACGGAGATGTGGCGGGAGCCCCAGTCAGCTGTTTCAAACAT GTGTCGATGGGGAAGTCGTGGGGCGACATCAGCGAAGGCGTCCGAGTCGAAGTCCCGAACACTGACAGCAGTCTGCCCATGAAGGTGTACTGGATCGCTGGCATCATCAAACTggctg GTTTTAAGGCCTTGCTGCGGTACGAGGGTTTTGACAGCGACTCCACCAGAGATTTCTGGTTGAACCTGTGTGTGCCGGACATCCACCCGGTCGGCTGGTGCGCCGCTGGAGGAAAACCTCTGGTTCCCCCTCAGA ccatCCTGCACAGATTCACCAACTGGAAGAACTTCCTGATTAAAAGACTGACGGGATCCAAAACACTGCCGCCAAACTTCTCCTccaag GTGCAGGAGAGCATGCAGTATCCCTTCAAGAAGCAGATGCGGGTGGAGGTGGTGGATAAGACTCACCTGTGTCGGACTCGGGTCGCTCTGGTTGAACAG gtgaTCGGTGGACGTCTGCGGCTGGTGTACGAGGAGTGTGACGACGGGACGGACGACTTCTGGTGCCACATGTACAGTCCTCTGATCCACGGCATCGGCTGGTCCCGCTCCATCGGACACCGCTTCAAACGATCCG aTGTGTCGAAGAAGCTGGACGGTCTGATGGACGCTCCTGGGAAGCTGTTTGCAAAG GTGAAGGAGGTGGATCAGAGCGGCTCCTGGTTTGAAGATGGAATGAAGCTGGAGGCCATCGACCCGCTCAACCTGTCCGCCATCTGCGTGGCCACCGTCAGGAAG GTCCTGGCAGATGGGTATCTGATGATCGGTATCGATGGTTCGGAGGCGGCTGACGGCTCCGACTGGTTCTGCTATCACTCcacctctccctccatcttcccCGTCGGCTTCTGTGAGATCAACAACATCGAGCTGACCCCGCCCAGAG GTTACACTAATCTTCCCTTCAGATGGTTTGAGTATCTAAAGGAGAGCAAGTCAGTGGCTGCTCCCGTCAACCTCTTCAACAAG GAAGTTCCTAACCACGGTTTCCGTCCCGCGATGAAGCTGGAGGCTGTGGACCTCATGGAGCCCAGGTTGGTCTGCGTCGCCACGGTGACCCGCATCGTGCACCGGTTGCTACGGATACACTTTGACGGCTGGGAGGACGAGTACGACCAGTGGGTGGACTGCGAGTCACCTGACCTGTACCCGGTCGGCTGGTGTCAGGTGACCGGGTACCAGCTGCAGCCTCCAGCTGTCAACGCAG gcTCCAGAGATCTACAGTCAGCTGCGTccaaacagaggaagaaatccCAGCAGTACAAGGGACAAAAGAAAA AGAGGAAGCTGCCCATTGCCAAGCGACCAGTCAGTCTGTCCGGTGCCATGGTAACAGGCGTACCCAGGAGCCTGTCGGGTGATGAGAACGAGAGTCCGCCTGATTACCCATCACCCCCTACTCCTGCCTCGGCGGCCCAACCTGCATCTGCCGACCCAGAGAGCAGCCCGAACACCGAGGGAGGGGCAG GTTCACAGATGAAAGAGGAGAACACTGAAGCACCAGAGTTACCGTCTGATAGGACTGAAACGGAAACCAACGGATCGTCTGGAGAATTCTTTACCAGCCAGGACCCGTAG